Within Bradymonas sediminis, the genomic segment TGGGCATGTTGGCCGACCTGGACCTGGGCGATATCGACCCGGCGGGCACCGCCATTGGCAACGCCATCGGCCGCGCCGTCGCGGGTCTGCAGAAGAGCGAGGCCCGCACCAAAGTGCTCATCCTCATCACCGACGGCGACCGGCGCGGCGGCAATATCTCGCCGACGGTCGCCGCCGACCTCGCAAAGAAGCTCGACATCGTGGTCTTCCCGATCCTGGTCGGGCGAGACGGCCCGGTGCTGGTCCCCGTCGAGGTTCGCGGACTCGCCGGCAAAAGCCTGCGTTTCCAGAAGACGGAATTCCCCGTCAACCCCGAGCTGCTCCAAGAAATCGCCGATATTACCGGCGGCGAGTACTACCGCGCGGCGGACGGAAAGGCGCTTCAGACCCAGATCCACCAGATCCTCGACCGCTTCGAGCGCGACCGCATCAAAGGCAGCGCAGATCTTCGGAAACATGAATTATTTCATCACTTTGCGATCTGGGCGATCGTCCTGCTTTTTGCGCAGATGATCCTTCGATACACCTACTTACGCACTTATCCCTGAGGGCGACATGCATTTCGGACGTCCTGACAATTTATATTTTTTGCTCTTGCTGGTGCCGATGGCCGTGGCCTTCGGCGGGTTCCTCTGGTGGAAGCGCCGGGTGCGCGAGCGCATCGGGCACTTTCAGCTCGTCAACGAGATGGCCTCGGCGCATTCGCCGGCGCGCCAGGTCACGCGCGCCATCCTGGTGATGGTGGCCTTTGCCCTGATCTGCCTGGCCTGCGCGCGCCCTCAATGGGGTCAAGATGACCGCACCATCAAACGCTTCGGGGTCGACGTGGTCTTCGCCCTCGACCTCTCAAAGAGCATGCTGGCCCAGGATATCCCGCCCAGCCGACTCAACGCCGCCAAAAAAGAGATCTCGGGCATCCTCAAATCCCTGCAAGGTGACCGCGTGGGCCTGGTCGTCTTCACCGCGGTGAGCTTCGCCCAGTCGCCGCTCACCGCAGACTACGGCGCCATCGACTTCTACCTCGACAAGCTCACCCCACGGCAGATGCCCATGGGCGGCACCGCCCTGGCCCCGGCCATGCTCGACAGCATCAAGCTGCTGACCGGCAAGGAAGTTCATATCGGCCCGGCGCGCACCCGCGACGCGGCCCAACAAGTCCCCGAAGCCGACCATATCAAACGCGCGAAGAACCAGGTCATCGTCCTGATCACCGACGGCGAAGACCACGAATCCGCGCCGCTTAAAGCCGCACAGGTCGCCAAACAACACGGAATCCACGTCGTCACCGTCGGCATCGGGAGCACCCAGGGCAGCCGCATCCCCATCTTCGACGAGCACGACAACCTCACCGGCTATAAGCGCGACCAGCGCGGCGAGTTGATCCAGAGCGCGCTGGACGAGACGACGCTGCAAAAAGTCGCGGCCGAAACCGGCGGAACCTATGTCCACTATAACGGCAAAAACTCGGTCGTGAACGGGGTCACCCAATTCATCAACCACCTCGAGAAGACCGAACTTGAGACCATGCTGCGCGAGAATTATAAAGACCGCTTCGTCCTCTTCTTGGCCCCGGCGCTCTTGCTCTTGCTCCTGGCCCTATTGCTCGGCGAGCGCCGTCGCGGCGCCGGCCAACTTCTGGCGCGGCGCGGCTGCGAAGAGACCGACAAGCCGGCCTCGAAAAAGAGCAAAAAGACAGGCGCGCGCCAATCCGCGACGCTGCTTATTTTGTTGGTTCTTCTGGTTCCGTCCGTCGGCCTGATGGGTTGCGACGACACCTTCCGCAACACCCTGGGCACCGTCGACGAGGCCAACGAACTCATCAGCCAGAACGAATACGCCAAGGCGCTGGAAAAATACCAGGAGGCCGAGACCGAAATCCCGGCCAACGCCGAGCTCCACTATAACCTCGGCATCGCCCTGCTCGGCGAGAAGAAATACGACGAGGCCCGCCAGGCGTTCGCCCGCGCGCTCGCCACACAGGACCCGGAGCTGCGCTTTGACAGCCTCTTTAATATGGGGCTGACCCTGGCGCGCCAGGAGCAATGGAAGGAGGCCTACGACACCTATAAACAGGCGCTTCAGGTCAACCTGGACCCGGCCAAAGAAGTCAACACAGAGCGCGTTAAACAGGCCCAACACAACCTGGAAGTCGTCTTCCGCAAGCTCTTCCCGCCCTGCGCCGAGCTCGAGGATGACTCCGAAGCAAACGATGACCCGAGCAGCGCGGCCGACCTCGATAAGCTCGAGAAAAAAGAGCGCACCCTCTGCGGGCTCAACGACGACTGGTATAAATTGCCGATCATCCCCGGCTCGAAGGTCTCGGTCAAAGCGACCTTCTCCCAATTGCGCGACGAGCCGGACCCCGAGCATATCTTTTTGACGCGCCCCGAAGACCTGCAGCTCTCCATTTTTGACGCGCGCGGCGAGAAGGCCGTCGGCGTCGACCAGGGCTCCCACGACGACTTCGACCCGAAAAGGACGCGCGCCACCCGCGAGATCGCCGACCTTCGCGTCACCCCCGAGATGCTCCCCGGCGACACGGACCAATTGCTGATCAAATTGGCGGCCGGTGAGTATCGCGAGTTTTCTTATGACCTCGAAGTGACCGCGATCCCGCCCTGCCACGCGCTCGAAGACGACTTCGAGCCCAATAATGACGCAAACGCCGCCGCCGCCATCGACACCGGCTCCCATGACCTGCACCTTTGTCCCGGAAACGACGATTGGTTCCGGGTCGAGATGGAGCTCGGCGACTCGCTCTTCGTCGACCTGCAGGCAGGCGAAGACGTGGAGCGTGAAAAGCCCGCCAATTTGTCCGTGCGCATTCTGCGCGCGGACACCGGCGAGGTCGTCGCCACCGAGCGTCTTGAGCCGCCGTTTTTGACCGCGGGCATCCAGGACGTCGCGAAGCCGGGGACCTATCTGATTCATATCGGCGGCCAAACCGACGACGAGCAAGGCCCCTATCGCGCCGACGTCTACCACTATGCGCCCTGCGTAATTGGCAACGACCGCTTCGAGCCCAATGACTCGGCCCAGGCAGCCGCGGACGTCGACCCGAACGCCGAGCATCTTCGCTACCTGCGCCTATGCGCCGACGACCGCGACTATTTCAAACTCCCCGCCCCAGAGCCGGCGGATGCCGACGACTCCGACGCGTCGAAGACCGCGCCCGCGCCGAATCCGCAAGCGCCCGCGGCGCCTCAAGGCGGCAAGAAGGAAGATCTCATCTCCTGGGCGCTTACCCGCGTGGGCGATGCGCCCGAAAAACCGGCCACGCCCGGCGATGCACCCGTCGCGCTCGCCCTGGACCTGCTGAGCCTGTCGGGCAACCAGGTCATCGCCGAGGGCATCACCCCGGAGACGCCCGACGCGCTCGGACCGCTCAGCCCGGACGCGCCCGAGATCGCGCTCTTGCCCGACCAAATCGTGCACTACGATAACGCCCAAAAAGAGCAGCTCCTGCTGCGCGCTCAAGGCCCGGCGACCTTCTACCATTTGAGGCAACTCAACCCTCAAAATCAGAATCAGGACGAACAGGAGAACCAGGACGAGCAGCAAGACGAAAACGAGGAGAAGAACGAGGACCAGGACCAGAACGAGGACTCCGAGCAGGACGGCGACAACGAGGATGAGAGCGACGAGGAAGACAAAGACGAGTCCTCCGACGAGAGCGATAAGGACGAAGAGTCTTCCGAAGACGACGACTCCAAGGACTCCGAAGATAAGGAGCAGGACGACGCCGCCGAGGACTCCGAGGAAGAGGCGATGACGCCCGAGGAGCGGCGCATGGATGATATTTTGCGCGCGCTCGAAGAAAGCGATGATAATTTTCAGATGAAAAAAGCGCTCGAGAATATGCCTCGCCGCCATATCGAGAAGGATTGGTGATATCATGAGGATGCTACGCTCAAACCACCCCATCGCCCTCTTTCGGATCGGTTTCTTTTTGGCGCTCGCGTATCTGTCACTGGCAACGCTCGCGCCGGCGAACGCGCAGGCTGCGCAAGGCGTGAGCGTGAGCGTCGAGCCCGAAGAGGTCGGCGTTGGGGGCGTGATTACCTATACGGTGTCGGCTCGAAGCGAGGGCAATCGTGCCATCTCAGTGATTCGCGATCCCGAATTCGACAACTCCTTTCGCATTCAATTCACCAGCGATTCCCCGGGCATCACGATCGTCAACGGCCACGCGCAGCGCAGCCTGACGCGCGTCTACCGGCTGCGCGTGAGTCGCGAGGGCGAGTTCGAGATCAAGCCACCTCAGCTTCGGCTGGGCGACCAGGTGGTGACGCCCGAGTCCACGCGCGTCAAAGTCGTCGAAGCCTCCGCGGCACCGCGAAAATCGGGTCGCTCCCAAAACTCAAACCGCGGCCAGCGCCCCCGCGGGGCGCGCTCGAGCAGCGAGGCGTTTATCGAGTATCAACTCGAACCCACCGAGAAGCCGTATCTGGGCCAACAGATCACGCTGAGCTATGCCCTTTTCTCCGACGCATTTCGCAACAACCTCAGCCCCCACCCACCCGATGAGCCCAGCTTTGACGACTTCTGGGTCGACGACCTGAGCGAGAATTTCGCCGGTCAACGCCAGACAATTCGGCGAAATGGGGAACTCATGACCCAGACAAATCTGCGCGCCTACGCCCTCTTTCCGCTCAAGGCCGGCGCCGCGAAGATCGAGGCATTTCAGCTGGATGCCGTCGAAGGCGGCGTCTTTGGACGCCGCCAACTTATTCGACTCGGCACCGACCCCATCGACATCGAAGTGCGCCCCCTGCCGCCCGAGCCGCCCGCATCATTCCGCGAAGGAAACGTCGGGCAATGGACCTTCGAGGTCACCACCGACCGCATGCACGCCAAGATGGGCGACCCGATCACGGTTCGTGTGCGCGCCAAAGGCAACGGCCAGGTGCGCCGGGTCTCATTGCCCGAGCTGCCCCAGATCGACGGCGCCAAGATCGCAAATAAACGCTCAAAAACCGACCCGACGATCGTCAACGGCGTCGTAGGCGGGCGGCTCACCGACGAATATACGCTCATCGCCCAGCGCGAAGGCGAGGTCGTGATTCCGGCCCTTGAATTCGGCTATTTTGACCCGATTGAGGAGCGCTATAAAACGCATCGAAGCGCCGAGACGCCCATCAAGATCGCCGGCGGCGCCGCGCCCCAGGAGCCTCAGGCCGCCCAGGCACCGGTCGATCGCGTCAATCCCTCCGGCGAAGAGGAAGAAGGCGCCACGGCTGCCATCTTAAAGACCCTCGACGCCCCGCGCGACACCATCTCCGCCGACTCGCCGCGCGCCCCGGTCGCGTCGCATCCAGCGTTTTGGGTGCTGATCGCCTTTCCCTTGCTCGGCCTGCTTGGGCTTGGACTTGAGCGTCCGCTTCGCAGAGTCATCAACGCACGAACGCCTCGCCAGGGACGCGCGCGAGCCTACCAACGCGCCCTCGCCCGGCTCGGCGAACCCGGGCCGAACGCCGGCAGCGCCGACGCGTTTGACGCGATCCGCGACGCCGTCAATATCTACGCCGCCGAGGTTGCGCAGGTCCCCAGCGGCGACATCTCCGCGGCCAAACTCCCCGGGCACCTGAAGAAGCGAGGCGTCTCCGACGCCCTGGCCGAGCGCCTCGGCGAGGTTCTTCAGGAGGTCCAAAATGTGCGCTATTCACCGCAGCATCAGTCCGCTCATACCTCCCAAGAATGGGTCGACATCTGCAAAACCTGCCTGGAGCAAATCGAAAGAGAGCGCCAGTCCAAGGGATGGAGCGTCAACGCGGCGCTGCTGGTCCTAAATATTTTGCTCATCGCCACCACCCTCGGCACGCCCGCCCTTTCGTTCGCCCAGGCCGACGCGCCGAATCAGCCGGCAAACGCCGAGACGAGCGCCGCGGCCGACCTCCACGCCAAAGCCCTCGCCGCCCAGGAAGCGCAGGATTGGAAGGCCGCCTCGGCCTATTGGTCCCAGGCACTTCAGGCACACCCCGAATCGGTCGATATCCTCTATAACCTTGCGCTCGCCCACGCCCAAAATAGTGACTTCGGCCTGGCGCGCCTCTATATGGAGCGCGCGTCGATCTTCGCCCCAGGCGACCGGCAAATCTCGAGGAATCTCGAGCGTCTTCAACAACTTATCACCCTGCAGCAAATCGAAGAGGTGCGCGACTCGGCGACCCAATCGGATCGCATCAACAGCAGCACCGGAGGGCTCTTCTGGTGGTCCCTGCTGACCAGCACCACCCCGAATTCGCTGGCGGTCACCGTCGTCATCCTCCTCTGGCTGCTGCTCGTCGCCCAGATCATTCGACGCTTCGTGGATATCCCGCTCGCCCGGCAGGCCGCAAAATACGCCTCCGGAGCGTTCGCAGTGGGCATTTTATGCTGCGGCGCGACCTGGCTTGCCCGCGCGCAGGTCGTGTCTACCATTAGGCCAGCCGTAATTATCAACGCCGATATTTCGCTGCGCGATGGCCCGAGCCAACACGCCGGAATCACCCGACTCGACACCATCGTCGTCCCCGGCCTGCTGGTCCCCACCAGCGCCGAAAACGACGGATGGGTGAAGCTGGACTTCGACGATGAGTCGAGCGCCTGGACCCGCGCCGAAAATATCCGCTACGTCATGCCCCACTCGGGTCAAAACAACGCCCTTTCAAATGGACTAGTCAAATGACCACGAAGCGAAGCGAACCATCCGAGCGCCTGCGCGCCCACCCCGCCGAGCGATTCGCCGACGACGAGCGAATCCTCGACCTGGCTCAATGCACCCAGACGCTGTTAAGCGAGGACCATAAAGCGGTCGACGGGCATCGCCAATATACGCTCAGTCGCAGCGACACCCACACCACCATCCTCTTTCATTTTGAGAAAGGCAGCCGCATCCCGGAGCATATGGTTCGCGGCGACGTCAGCATTCATGTGTTGGACGGCCAGCTTGAGGTCGAGACTCCCAGCCAGACCCATCGGCTTAAGGCCGAGCAAATCCTGGTGCTCGCCGCCGGCGTCAAGCACGATGTCCACGCGCTCAGCGAGACCCGCATGCTCCTGACGGTCCAGCTTACCCCGAAGCAGAAGAACTAACTGCCCCACTTCTGGATCCTGCAGTTTCAGCGACTTCGAAATTGCAGGATCACCGAATCTGAGATACGTAGGCACTTCAAAGCGGCGCAATTTCGAGCGCCGCGTCTTTTAATTGAGGGCCCCCGCCATCGCACACTCCATCACAGCCCCCGCTCATTGCCCGGAATGCGGCAGCGACAGCGTCCACACCCGACGCTCCATCATCGGCGTCGTCTTCGGTTGGATCTTGGTCACCGTCGGCTTTTTAGCCGCGTTCCCCACCATGTGCATCAGCTTCATCCTGTCGATCTGGGGGGTCTTCCTGATCATGCCCAAGCACCGCTGCAAAGACTGCCGCTGGAAGACCCGCGCACGCTGAGCCGCCCCCCTGCCTCAGCCATCCAGGTGACGCACTCGCTGCGCCAATATCGAAAAATCAAAGCGCCCGGCGACCGGCAATAAGAGCAGGACGAGCGAGAGCACCACGGGCGTCAGCGACGCCAAGAGAAACGACTCCAGCAGGTATTCGGTCGGCGCGCCGGGCGCAGGGAACACGATCAACCCCGCGACTAGTCCGCCCAGGGTGCTGATGACCGCGTTATAGCTCTGGTAGCGCCCGCTATAGAATCCAAAGAACACCGGGAACGCCGCCGCGCAACACAGCAGATCGGCCAGCAGGAAAAGATAGAGCACGCTATATCCCTGGGCCGCCACAATCAGCACGGGCACCGACAGCACGACGATCACCCCGCGCGACAGCGACAACAGCCCCTGGCTGCTGAGCCGAGGCAGTAGCCGGCGCAGGTCGACCACCAGGATGCTCGACAGCCCGCTGATGGTCGAGTCGGCGCTGCTCATGATCAGCGCCAACCCAAAGGGCAACAGGCTGATCGCAAACCAGAGCGGGACTGTGTCCAGGAGCACGCTAAACAACGCCACCGAGCCGTCCCCCGGCAACTCCAACCCCACGAAAGCCAGCCCGAATAGCCCCATGATGAAGATAATGGGCGCGCTCAGCAGACCGCTGATAAGAAACCCGTTGCGAATCACCTTCTGGTCGCGCGCCGCGAAGATGCGCTGCCAGGTCCCCTGGTAAAAAAGGCCGGTCAGCACCACCGCGATAAAGAAGGTTAGCCCGGACTTCAATCCA encodes:
- a CDS encoding vWA domain-containing protein gives rise to the protein MSFSFAHPWVLALLILVPALAAYLFMPRFRRRQVAPFRFSGVSLLKQQKPGIKSRLQPLPDILFLAAITLLIVAMARPQNVEVQEVEVEGIDIYLTLDMSGSMRAIDQSDEEVREILARGKQPDDRFKTAVSVLENFIKSRKYDRIGMVVFARDAYLQFPLTLDYNTILGMLADLDLGDIDPAGTAIGNAIGRAVAGLQKSEARTKVLILITDGDRRGGNISPTVAADLAKKLDIVVFPILVGRDGPVLVPVEVRGLAGKSLRFQKTEFPVNPELLQEIADITGGEYYRAADGKALQTQIHQILDRFERDRIKGSADLRKHELFHHFAIWAIVLLFAQMILRYTYLRTYP
- a CDS encoding VWA domain-containing protein, whose amino-acid sequence is MHFGRPDNLYFLLLLVPMAVAFGGFLWWKRRVRERIGHFQLVNEMASAHSPARQVTRAILVMVAFALICLACARPQWGQDDRTIKRFGVDVVFALDLSKSMLAQDIPPSRLNAAKKEISGILKSLQGDRVGLVVFTAVSFAQSPLTADYGAIDFYLDKLTPRQMPMGGTALAPAMLDSIKLLTGKEVHIGPARTRDAAQQVPEADHIKRAKNQVIVLITDGEDHESAPLKAAQVAKQHGIHVVTVGIGSTQGSRIPIFDEHDNLTGYKRDQRGELIQSALDETTLQKVAAETGGTYVHYNGKNSVVNGVTQFINHLEKTELETMLRENYKDRFVLFLAPALLLLLLALLLGERRRGAGQLLARRGCEETDKPASKKSKKTGARQSATLLILLVLLVPSVGLMGCDDTFRNTLGTVDEANELISQNEYAKALEKYQEAETEIPANAELHYNLGIALLGEKKYDEARQAFARALATQDPELRFDSLFNMGLTLARQEQWKEAYDTYKQALQVNLDPAKEVNTERVKQAQHNLEVVFRKLFPPCAELEDDSEANDDPSSAADLDKLEKKERTLCGLNDDWYKLPIIPGSKVSVKATFSQLRDEPDPEHIFLTRPEDLQLSIFDARGEKAVGVDQGSHDDFDPKRTRATREIADLRVTPEMLPGDTDQLLIKLAAGEYREFSYDLEVTAIPPCHALEDDFEPNNDANAAAAIDTGSHDLHLCPGNDDWFRVEMELGDSLFVDLQAGEDVEREKPANLSVRILRADTGEVVATERLEPPFLTAGIQDVAKPGTYLIHIGGQTDDEQGPYRADVYHYAPCVIGNDRFEPNDSAQAAADVDPNAEHLRYLRLCADDRDYFKLPAPEPADADDSDASKTAPAPNPQAPAAPQGGKKEDLISWALTRVGDAPEKPATPGDAPVALALDLLSLSGNQVIAEGITPETPDALGPLSPDAPEIALLPDQIVHYDNAQKEQLLLRAQGPATFYHLRQLNPQNQNQDEQENQDEQQDENEEKNEDQDQNEDSEQDGDNEDESDEEDKDESSDESDKDEESSEDDDSKDSEDKEQDDAAEDSEEEAMTPEERRMDDILRALEESDDNFQMKKALENMPRRHIEKDW
- a CDS encoding BatD family protein — its product is MRMLRSNHPIALFRIGFFLALAYLSLATLAPANAQAAQGVSVSVEPEEVGVGGVITYTVSARSEGNRAISVIRDPEFDNSFRIQFTSDSPGITIVNGHAQRSLTRVYRLRVSREGEFEIKPPQLRLGDQVVTPESTRVKVVEASAAPRKSGRSQNSNRGQRPRGARSSSEAFIEYQLEPTEKPYLGQQITLSYALFSDAFRNNLSPHPPDEPSFDDFWVDDLSENFAGQRQTIRRNGELMTQTNLRAYALFPLKAGAAKIEAFQLDAVEGGVFGRRQLIRLGTDPIDIEVRPLPPEPPASFREGNVGQWTFEVTTDRMHAKMGDPITVRVRAKGNGQVRRVSLPELPQIDGAKIANKRSKTDPTIVNGVVGGRLTDEYTLIAQREGEVVIPALEFGYFDPIEERYKTHRSAETPIKIAGGAAPQEPQAAQAPVDRVNPSGEEEEGATAAILKTLDAPRDTISADSPRAPVASHPAFWVLIAFPLLGLLGLGLERPLRRVINARTPRQGRARAYQRALARLGEPGPNAGSADAFDAIRDAVNIYAAEVAQVPSGDISAAKLPGHLKKRGVSDALAERLGEVLQEVQNVRYSPQHQSAHTSQEWVDICKTCLEQIERERQSKGWSVNAALLVLNILLIATTLGTPALSFAQADAPNQPANAETSAAADLHAKALAAQEAQDWKAASAYWSQALQAHPESVDILYNLALAHAQNSDFGLARLYMERASIFAPGDRQISRNLERLQQLITLQQIEEVRDSATQSDRINSSTGGLFWWSLLTSTTPNSLAVTVVILLWLLLVAQIIRRFVDIPLARQAAKYASGAFAVGILCCGATWLARAQVVSTIRPAVIINADISLRDGPSQHAGITRLDTIVVPGLLVPTSAENDGWVKLDFDDESSAWTRAENIRYVMPHSGQNNALSNGLVK
- a CDS encoding cupin domain-containing protein, which gives rise to MTTKRSEPSERLRAHPAERFADDERILDLAQCTQTLLSEDHKAVDGHRQYTLSRSDTHTTILFHFEKGSRIPEHMVRGDVSIHVLDGQLEVETPSQTHRLKAEQILVLAAGVKHDVHALSETRMLLTVQLTPKQKN
- a CDS encoding sodium:solute symporter family transporter, with protein sequence MLSPISAVVYLVFFAALFAVPGLIYARRAQDGLDDFLVARNSQNSLATLLTLLATTLGTWILFGPAQAATWGGIGAIIGYALGSMAPRLMMIPLANRIRSLMPEGHTLTEFVLGRYGRVMYGFVLVIMVFYLFISLTAGLTAIAQMVALLAPVPLWLTASIVMVATLFYTLYGGLRVTIFTDRLQMLLILPFLVVLIGFGWQAVGGLGPVIDGLQNNAPHLLNPLDVNGLKSGLTFFIAVVLTGLFYQGTWQRIFAARDQKVIRNGFLISGLLSAPIIFIMGLFGLAFVGLELPGDGSVALFSVLLDTVPLWFAISLLPFGLALIMSSADSTISGLSSILVVDLRRLLPRLSSQGLLSLSRGVIVVLSVPVLIVAAQGYSVLYLFLLADLLCCAAAFPVFFGFYSGRYQSYNAVISTLGGLVAGLIVFPAPGAPTEYLLESFLLASLTPVVLSLVLLLLPVAGRFDFSILAQRVRHLDG